In Populus nigra chromosome 1, ddPopNigr1.1, whole genome shotgun sequence, one genomic interval encodes:
- the LOC133689840 gene encoding zinc finger protein CONSTANS-LIKE 12-like, whose translation MSSDLYVLEASFYQLSNPEIVSPEGDLFFSDPFSPFRDSSIDILQEFSNNQNIQCPVENSKFVDSFSPSILSSSPPSHGLENLSLYTNHLQALANSENLADGYGNFPGLDALGVKTEEFQVGFDPSYNQQSFMPHSYSGVENVAKMMQRSYSSNSFEGNPGFLFQPRFDTLLESPNYQGQALSLPENNFLAGQLRRVCSAGDLQSINKTPHTTQRSISSPLATESSFIEDSNFKVGRYSAEERKERISKYRAKRNQRNFSKTIKYACRKTLADNRPRIRGRFARNEEAGETPKVACSTRGEDEEELWLDGLHGEEDDGAIRGSPGGFAQPQFQYYYGY comes from the exons ATGTCTTCTGATCTTTACGTTCTTGAGGCCTCTTTCTACCAACTTTCAAATCCAGAAATAGTCTCTCCAGAAGGTGATCTTTTCTTCTCTGACCCTTTCTCCCCTTTTCGCGACTCTTCCATTGATATTCTTCAAGAATTctcaaacaaccaaaacattCAATGCCCAGTTGAAAATTCTAAATTTGTAGACAGTTTTAGCCCAAGTATTCTCTCATCTTCACCTCCAAGTCACGGACTAGAGAACTTGTCACTTTACACAAACCATTTGCAGGCTTTAGCCAATAGTGAAAATCTGGCTGATGGGTATGGTAATTTCCCTGGCTTGGATGCTTTGGGGGTGAAAACTGAGGAATTTCAAGTGGGTTTTGATCCCTCTTACAATCAACAATCTTTTATGCCTCATAGTTATAGTGGTGTAGAAAATGTGGCAAAGATGATGCAAAGAAGCTATAGTAGCAATTCTTTTGAAGGCAACCCTGGCTTTCTTTTTCAACCTCGTTTTGATACTCTCTTGGAATCTCCAAATTATCAAGGCCAAGCCTTAAGCTTACCTGAAAACAACTTTCTTGCTGGTCAATTGAGGAGGGTTTGCAGCGCTGGTGATTTACAA agTATTAACAAAACACCACATACAACACAGAGGTCCATTTCAAGTCCTTTAGCTACAGAGAGCTCGTTTATTGaagattcaaacttcaaagttGGACGTTACAGTGCTGAAGAAAGGAAGGAGAGAATCTCCAAGTATAGAGCCAAACGTAACCAGAGAAACTTCAGCAAGACCATTAAG TATGCATGCCGCAAAACACTAGCGGACAACAGGCCACGTATACGTGGCAGATTCGCACGAAACGAAGAAGCTGGTGAGACCCCCAAGGTTGCATGTTCTACGAGGGGCGAAGACGAGGAAGAGCTATGG CTTGATGGATTGCACGGGGAGGAGGACGACGGGGCAATTAGAGGATCACCGGGAGGTTTTGCCCAACCTCAGTTTCAGTACTACTATGGCTACTAA